The following coding sequences are from one Manduca sexta isolate Smith_Timp_Sample1 chromosome 7, JHU_Msex_v1.0, whole genome shotgun sequence window:
- the LOC119193847 gene encoding LOW QUALITY PROTEIN: alpha-N-acetylglucosaminidase-like (The sequence of the model RefSeq protein was modified relative to this genomic sequence to represent the inferred CDS: inserted 1 base in 1 codon; deleted 1 base in 1 codon): MHYVPTYLLLVFAVAHALNLEYLDPKVLQTVVPAATQQDVAARIISKYTSQVVLTVDPLYFNQNKDAFTLRTNQGQLHIKASSGVAALWGFNHYLKKYCKSQIAWQVQNVNIPNPLPEVDEFVIANDRFRYYQNVCTPSYSFVWWKVAEWTNHVEWMALNGINLALAPIAQEAAWIRVYRKLGLTDDEIDQHFTGPAFLSWLRMGNVRGWAGPLPQTWHDIQKTIQDNVVDYMYKLGMVPVMPAFNGHVPKAFSRVFPNITFHAVGTWNKFDNNYSGGLFMDPNDPQFKNVGKMFLQEITGWSTASHIYIADPFNEVKTESWSTNFAVDTAKAIYSTMSEFDNKAVWLLQNWMFVSDPLWWPEARVKSFLTSVPNGRMLILDLQSEQWPQYDLYKMYYGQPFIWCMLHNFGGTLGMFGNMVTINRDVYEVRSRINSTMIGIGLTPEGINQNYVVYDLMLESAWRKGPVEDLEAWAGDYAERRYGCNSTTNAWRYLLRSVYSFNGKERVRGKYVITRRPSFKITPWAWYKSHDLFEALRRFVTDAGYNCGSNGFYYDVVDVTRQALQYRVEELYVNLQLARSSNSWVFNASTYQFLDAMTDMETMLYSNQFFMARDWINNAISXSKNPSESYLYELNSRNQITLWGPNGEISDYACKQWAELFTYYYKPRWSSFLNAFLDAKLKGEIFDERSVQNVIRSTLEMKFMSMTLEPPYPPQQNVMDLAFEFYYKWAHVPGLADLPQGIVKTNNRKTTVADVNFDNDDGEKERSVVMLLSTTPNL, from the exons ATGCACTACGTCCCGACTTATTTGCTGCTAGTGTTCGCGGTCGCACACGCGTTGAATCTCGAATACTTAGACCCGAAAGTATTACAAACGGTTGTTCCGGCTGCAACACAGCAAGATGTTGCGGCGAGAATCATATCTAAATACACCAGTCAAGTCGTGCTCACGGTAGATCCTCTGTATTTCAACCAAAATAAAGATGCGTTCACATTGCGCACCAACCAAGGTCAACTGCATATCAAAGCGAGCTCCGGCGTTGCGGCACTGTGGGGCTTCAATCACTACCTAAAGAAGTATTGCAAGAGTCAAATCGCGTGGCAAGTACAAAATGTGAACATTCCCAACCCCCTACCCGAGGTAGACGAGTTCGTTATAGCGAACGACAGATTTCGCTATTATCAAAATGTCTGCACCCCTTCGTACAGTTTTGTGTGGTGGAAGGTGGCCGAATGGACGAATCACGTTGAGTGGATGGCGCTGAATGGTATCAACCTGGCCCTCGCGCCGATCGCGCAAGAGGCCGCCTGGATACGAGTCTACCGTAAGCTCGGACTCACCGATGACGAAATTGATCAACATTTCACCGGCCCGGCGTTTCTGTCTTGGCTAAGGATGGGCAACGTCCGTGGCTGGGCGGGGCCGCTACCTCAAACATGGCACGATATACAGAAAACGATTCAGGATAATGTCGTCGATTACATGTACAAATTAGGCATGGTTCCTGTCATGCCTGCTTTTAACGGTCACGTGCCCAAAGCATTCTCTAGAGTCTtccccaatatcacttttcacGCAGTTGGCACGTGGAATAAATTCGACAACAACTATAGCGGCGGCCTATTTATGGACCCGAACGATCCACAGTTTAAAAACGTAGGGAAAATGTTTTTGCAAGAAATCACTGGATGGTCCACAGCAAGCCATATTTACATCGCTGATCCGTTTAACGAGGTTAAAACCGAGTCGTGGTCAACAAATTTTGCGGTGGACACGGCAAAAGCGATATATTCAACAATGTCAGAATTTGATAACAAAGCTGTGTGGTTATTGCAAAATTGGATGTTCGTAAGCGACCCACTTTGGTGGCCGGAGGCTCGAGTGAAGTCATTCTTGACGTCAGTACCCAATGGCAGAATGCTGATACTCGATCTTCAATCGGAGCAATGGCCCCAGTACGATCTGTACAAGATGTATTACGGCCAACCGTTCATTTGGTGCATGTTACACAACTTTGGCGGCACTCTGGGAATGTTCGGCAACATGGTAACAATCAACAGAGACGTGTATGAAGTGAGATCACGCATCAATTCCACCATGATCGGCATTGGACTGACGCCGGAGGGGATCAATCAAAACTACGTCGTCTATGATTTAATGCTTGAGTCGGCGTGGCGTAAAGGCCCCGTGGAAGATCTGGAAGCGTGGGCAGGAGACTATGCAGAGAGGCGGTATGGATGTAACTCCACTACAAACGCTTGGAGGTATTTATTGAGAAGTGTGTACAGTTTTAACGGCAAGGAAAGAGTAAGAGGCAAATACGTTATTACCCGGCGGCCGAGTTTCAAGATAACTCCTTGGGCGTGGTACAAAAGCCATGATCTGTTTGAAGCTTTGAGAAGATTTGTGACCGACGCAGGATATAATTGTGGGTCCAATGGCTTTTATTATGATGTTGTCGATGTCACAAGACAAGCGTTGCAATACCGAGTTGAA GAACTCTATGTGAACCTTCAATTGGCTCGCAGTTCTAACAGTTGGGTGTTTAATGCGTCCACCTACCAGTTCCTCGACGCGATGACCGACATGGAGACGATGTTGTACTCAAATCAATTCTTCATGGCTAGGGACTGGATAAACAACGCTATTA TTTCGAAGAACCCATCCGAATCTTATTTGTACGAATTGaattctcggaatcagattaCACTGTGGGGTCCGAACGGAGAAATAAGCGACTACGCGTGCAAACAATGGGCTGAGCTATTCACTTACTATTACAAACCGAGGTGGTCCAGTTTTCTTAACGCATTTCTCGACGCCAAGTTGAAGGGGGAGATATTTGACGAGAGATCGGTCCAGAATGTGATCAGATCAACCCTCGAGATGAAGTTTATGTCAATGACTTTAGAGCCGCCGTATCCGCCACAACAAAACGTAATGGATTTagcttttgaattttattataaatgggcTCATGTGCCAGGCCTGGCTGATCTACCACAGGGCATTGTTAAGACAAACAATAGGAAAACAACGGTTGcagatgttaattttgacaacgATGACGGGGAGAAGGAACGGTCCGTTGTTATGCTGCTGTCTACCACGCCGAATCTTTAG
- the LOC119188605 gene encoding proteasome subunit alpha type-1-like, whose amino-acid sequence MFRNQYDSDVTVWSPQGRLHQVEYAMEAVKLGSATIGLKNKEYAVLIALKRAVSELSAYQKKIIPIDDHIGISISGLTADARMLSRFMRTECLNHRYAHDAPMPVGRLIALVGNKMQICTQRYDKRPLGVGLLVAGYDDQGPHIYQTCPSANYFDCRAMAIGARSQSARTYLEKHLTTFIDCDLQELVAHGLRALRDTLPNEVDLNNKNVSIAIVGPKTPLRICEEEELSRFLALVEGEERRGGASATGDAGAAPPRDEGDDRDPQSGRK is encoded by the exons ATG TTCAGAAACCAGTATGACAGTGATGTCACAGTATGGAGCCCTCAGGGGAGACTTCACCAGGTCGAATATGCCATGGAGGCTGTCAAACTCGGATCAGCGACAATTGGTTTGAAGAACAAAGAGTATGCCGTTCTTATTGCTCTGAAAAGGGCAGTGAGTGAGTTATCAGCTTACCAGAAAAAGATCATACCTATTGATGACCATATTGGCATTTCTATATCTGGACTTACCGCTGATGCAAGGATGTTGag CCGTTTCATGCGTACGGAATGTTTAAACCACCGTTATGCTCACGACGCGCCAATGCCAGTCGGACGTCTCATCGCTCTAGTGGGTAACAAAATGCAGATCTGCACTCAGAGATACGACAAACGTCCACTCGGTGTTGGGCTCCTGGTAGCGGGATATGAT GACCAAGGTCCCCACATCTACCAGACGTGCCCCTCAGCGAACTACTTCGACTGCCGCGCGATGGCGATCGGAGCGCGTTCCCAATCAGCCCGCACATACCTGGAGAAGCATTTGACCACTTTCATAGACTGTGATCTCCAAGAATTGGTCGCTCACGGCCTTAGGGCTTTGAGAGACACGTTGCCTAATGAAGTGGACCTCAATAATAAG aaTGTATCAATAGCCATCGTGGGTCCGAAGACACCTTTACGCATTTGCGAGGAAGAGGAGCTGTCCCGTTTCCTGGCTCTGGTGGAGGGTGAGGAGCGCAGGGGCGGCGCCAGTGCCACGGGAGACGCGGGCGCGGCCCCCCCGCGCGACGAGGGGGACGACAGGGACCCCCAAAGTGGCCGTAAGTAG